From the Montipora capricornis isolate CH-2021 chromosome 2, ASM3666992v2, whole genome shotgun sequence genome, one window contains:
- the LOC138032428 gene encoding serine/threonine-protein phosphatase 6 regulatory ankyrin repeat subunit B-like gives MIAAYNGRLDAFSVLIERKSDPTLKDNNGQTLLHYAARGGNDIINEKPLSLRIDIDSRRSDGATPLMIAACNRRLVAFSVLIERKSDPILKENNGQTLLHYAAQDGNDVIIEKLLSLGLDIDSRSSDGATPLMIAAYEGRLDAFSVLIERKSDPTLKDNDGWTLLHYAAQGGNDVIIEKLLSLGLDIDSRSSDGATPLMIAACEGRLDAFSVLIGRKSDPTLKDNNGWTLLHYAARGGNNVIIEKLLSLGLDIDSRKSDGATPLMIAAYNGRLDAFSVLIERKSDPSLKDNNGETLLHYAARGGNDVIIAKLLSLGIDIDSRRSDGATPLMIAADNGRLDIFSVLIERKSDPTLKDNNGYTLLHYAAQGGNDVIIEKLLSLGLDIDSRRRDGATPLMIAANNGRLDAFSVLIERRSDPSLKDNNGWTLLHYAAKGRNNVIIEKLLSLGLDIDSRRSDGATPLTIAACEGRLDAFSVLIERKSDPTLKDNNGWTLLHYAARGGNNVIIEKLLSLGLDIDSRKCDGATPLMIAAYNGRLDAFSVLIERKSDPTLKDNNGQTLLHYAALGGNDVIIQKLLCLGLDIDSRGINGMTPLMIAACGRLDAFSVLIERKSDSTLKDNDGWTLLHYAARGGNNVIIEKLLSLKLDIDSRKSDGATTLLISACKGRLDAFSVLIERKSDPTLKDNNGQTLLHYAARGGNNVVIERLLSLGLDIDSRNSDGATPLMITAKNGRLDAFSVLIERKSDPTFKDNNGQTLLHYAALGGNDVIIQKLLCLGLDIDSRGINGMTPLMIAACGRLDAFSVLIERKSDSTLKDNDGWTMLHSAAGGGNNVIIERLLSLGLDIDSRNSDGATPLMIAACKGRLDAFSVLIERKSDSTLKDNNGSTLLHYAARGGNNVIIEKLLSLGLDIDSKSRKGATPLMIAAKNGRLDAFSVLIERKSDPTLKENNGWTLLHYASRGGNDVIIEKLLSLGLDIDSRGKSGITPLMIAAGRGRLDAFSVLTERKSDPTLKDNDGLTLLHSAAGGGNNVIIEKLLSLGLDIDSRKSDGATPLMIAAYNGTLDTFSVLIERKSDPTLKDNNGSTLLHYAARGGNNVIIEKLLSLGLDIDSRNSDGATPLMIAAYNGRLDAFSVLIERKSDPTLKENNGQTLLHYAARGGNDVIIEKLLSLGLDIDSRGKSGITPLMIAAGRGRLDAFSVLTERKSDPTLKDNDGLTLLHSAAGGGNNVILEKVLSLGLDIDSGNSDGATPLMIAAYEGRVDAFSVLIERKSDPTLKDNNGWTLLHYAARGGNDVIIEKLLSLGLDIDSRRSDGATPLMIAAYNGRLDALSVLIERKSDPTLKKNDGRTLLHYAARGGNDVIIEKLLSLGLDIDSKSRKGATPLMIAAGKGRLDAFSVLIERKSNPTLKDKNGQTLLHYAARGGNDVIIAKLLSLGLDIDSRSSDGATPLMIAACKGRLDAFSVLIERKSDPTLKDNNGWTLLHYAAQGGNDVIIEKLLSLGLDIDSRSSDGATPLMIAACEGRLDAFSVLIERKSDPTLKDNNGWTLLHYAARGGNDVIIEKLLSLGLDIDSRRSDGATPLMIAAGKGRLDAFSVLIERKSNPTLKDKNGQTLLHYAARGGNDVIIQKLLSLGLDIDSRSSDGATPLMIAARRGRLHAFSVLIKRNSDPTVKNNNGWTLLHHAAQGGNEDIIEKLLSLGLYIDLRRSDGATPLMIAAWEGRLDAFSILIERKSDPTLKDNNGWTLLHYAARGGNNVIIEKLLSLGLDITLIQGTAMV, from the coding sequence atgattgcGGCTTATAATGGCAGATTAGATGCATTTAGTGTCCTAATAGAAAGGAAATCAGATCCTACTTTAAAAGACAACAATGGGCAgacattgctacactatgctgcACGAGGCGGTAATGATATCATCAATGAGAAGCCTCTGTCTCTACGGATTGACATTGACTCAAGACGCAGCgatggagcaacgccattgatgattgcagctTGTAACAGAAGATTAGTTGCATTCAGTGTCCTAATAGAAAGGAAATCAGATcctattttgaaagaaaacaatgggcagacattgctacactatgctgcACAAGACGGtaatgatgtcatcattgagaagctactgtctcttggacttgacattgattcaagaagcagcgatggagcaacgccattgatgattgcagctTATGAGGGTAGATTAGATGCATTCAGTGTCCtaatagaaagaaaatcagatcctactttgaaaGACAACGATGGGTGgacattgctacactatgctgcGCAAGGCGGtaatgatgtcatcattgagaagctactgtctcttggacttgacattgattcaagaagcagcgatggagcaacgccattgatgattgcagctTGTGAGGGTAGATTAGATGCATTCAGTGTCCTAATAGGAAGAAAatcagatcctactttgaaagacaacaatgggtggacattgctacactatgctgcACGAGGCGGTAATAatgtcatcattgagaagctactgtctcttggacttgacattgattcaaggaAAAGCGACggagcaacgccattgatgattgcGGCTTATAATGGCAGATTAGATGCATTTAGTGTCCTAATAGAAAGGAAATCAGATCCTAGTTTAAAAGACAACAATGGGGAgacattgctacactatgctgcACGAGGCGGTAATGATGTCATCATTGCGAAGCTTCTGTCTCTAGGaattgacattgattcaagacgcagcgatggagcaacgccattgatgattgcGGCCGATAATGGCAGATTAGATATATTTAGTGTCCTAATAGAAAGGAAatcagatcctactttgaaaGACAACAACGGGTATacattgctacactatgctgcACAAGGCGGtaatgatgtcatcattgagaagctactgtctcttggacttgacattgattcaagacGCCGCgatggagcaacgccattgatgattgcagctAATAATGGTAGATTAGATGCATTCAGTGTCTTAATAGAAAGAAGATCAGATCCTAGTTTAAAAGACAACAATGGGTGgacattgctacactatgctgcAAAGGGCCGCAATAatgtcatcattgagaagctactgtctcttggacttgacattgattcaagacgcagcgatggagcaacgccattgaCAATTGCAGCTTGTGAGGGAAGATTAGATGCATTCAGTGTCCtaatagaaagaaaatcagatcctactttgaaagacaacaatgggtggacattgctacactatgctgcACGAGGCGGTAATAatgtcatcattgagaagctactgtctcttggacttgacattgattcaaggaAATGCgatggagcaacgccattgatgattgcGGCTTATAATGGCAGATTAGATGCATTTAGTGTCCTAATAGAAAGGAAATCAGATCCTACTTTAAAAGACAACAATGGGCAgacattgctacactatgctgcACTTGGCGGTAATGATGTCATCATTCAGAAGCTACTGTGtcttggacttgacattgattcaagagGGATCAATGGAATGacgccattgatgattgcagcttgtggtagattagatgcattcagtgtccttatagaaagaaaatcagatTCTACTTTAAAAGACAACGACGGGTGgacattgctacactatgctgcACGAGGCGGTAATAatgtcatcattgagaagctactgtctcttaaacttgacattgattcaaggaAAAGCGATGGAGCAACGACATTATTGATTTCAGCTTGTAAGGGAAGATTAGATGCATTTAGTGTCCTAATAGAAAGGAAATCAGATCCTACTTTAAAAGACAACAATGGGCAgacattgctacactatgctgcACGAGGCGGTAATAATGTCGTCATTGAGAggctactgtctcttggacttgacattgattcaaggaACAGCGATGGAGCAACGCCATTAATGATTACAGCTAAGAATGGGAGATTAGATGCATTTAGTGTCCTAATAGAAAGGAAATCAGATCCTACTTTTAAAGACAACAATGGGCAgacattgctacactatgctgcACTTGGCGGTAATGATGTCATCATTCAGAAGCTACTGTGtcttggacttgacattgattcaagagGGATCAATGGAATGacgccattgatgattgcagcttgtggtagattagatgcattcagtgtccttatagaaagaaaatcagatTCTACTTTAAAAGACAACGACGGGTGGACTATGCTACATTCTGCTGCAGGAGGCGGTAATAATGTCATCATTGAGAggctactgtctcttggacttgacattgattcaaggaACAGCgatggagcaacgccattgatgattgcagctTGTAAGGGAAGATTAGATGCATTCAGTGTCCtaatagaaagaaaatcagatTCTACTTTAAAAGACAACAATGGGTCgacattgctacactatgctgcACGAGGCGGTAATAatgtcatcattgagaagctactgtctcttggacttgacattgattcaaaAAGCAGAAAAggagcaacgccattgatgattgcGGCTAAGAATGGGAGATTAGATGCATTTAGTGTCCTAATAGAAAGGAAatcagatcctactttgaaaGAGAACAATGGGTGgacattgctacactatgcCTCACGAGGAGGtaatgatgtcatcattgagaagctactgtctcttggacttgacattgattcaaggGGGAAAAGTGGAATaacgccattgatgattgcagctGGTCGTGGTAGATTAGATGCTTTTAGTGTCCTAACAGAAAGAAAATCTGATCCTACTTTGAAAGACAACGACGGGTTGACATTGCTACATTCTGCTGCAGGAGGCGGTAATAatgtcatcattgagaagctactgtctcttggacttgacattgattcaaggaAAAGCGATGGAGCAACGCCATTAATGATTGCAGCTTATAATGGTACATTAGATACATTCAGTGTCCTCatagaaagaaaatcagatcctactttgaaaGACAACAATGGGTCgacattgctacactatgctgcACGAGGCGGTAATAatgtcatcattgagaagctactgtctcttggacttgacattgattcaaggaACAGCgatggagcaacgccattgatgattgcGGCTTATAATGGCAGATTAGATGCATTTAGTGTCTTAATAGAAAGGAAatcagatcctactttgaaaGAGAACAATGGGCAgacattgctacactatgctgcACGAGGCGGtaatgatgtcatcattgagaagctattgtctcttggacttgacattgattcaaggGGGAAAAGTGGAATaacgccattgatgattgcagctGGTCGTGGTAGATTAGATGCTTTTAGTGTCCTAACAGAAAGAAAATCTGATCCTACTTTGAAAGACAACGACGGGTTGACATTGCTACATTCTGCTGCAGGAGGCGGTAATAATGTCATCCTTGAGAAGGtactgtctcttggacttgacattgattcagGAAACAGCgatggagcaacgccattgatgattgcagctTATGAGGGTAGAGTAGATGCATTCAGTGTCCtaatagaaagaaaatcagatcCTACTTTAAAAGACAACAATGGGTGgacattgctacactatgctgcACGAGGCGGtaatgatgtcatcattgagaagctactgtctcttggacttgacattgattcaagacgcagcgatggagcaacgccattgatgattgcGGCGTATAATGGGAGATTAGATGCATTAAGTGTCCTAATAGAAAGGAAATCAGATCCTACTTTAAAAAAGAACGACGGGAGgacattgctacactatgctgcACGAGGCGGtaatgatgtcatcattgagaagctactgtctcttggacttgacattgattcaaaAAGCAGAAAAggagcaacgccattgatgattgcagctGGTAAGGGTAGATTAGATGCATTCAGTGTCCtaatagaaagaaaatcaaatccTACTCTGAAGGACAAGAATGGGCAgacattgctacactatgctgcACGAGGCGGTAATGATGTCATCATTGCaaagctactgtctcttggacttgacattgattcaagaagcagcgatggagcaacgccattgatgattgcagctTGTAAGGGTAGATTAGATGCATTCAGTGTCCtaatagaaagaaaatcagatcctactttgaaagacaacaacgggtggacattgctacactatgctgcACAAGGCGGtaatgatgtcatcattgagaagctactgtctcttggacttgacattgattcaagaagcagcgatggagcaacgccattgatgattgcagctTGTGAGGGAAGATTAGATGCATTCAGTGTCCtaatagaaagaaaatcagatcCTACTTTAAAAGACAACAATGGGTGgacattgctacactatgctgcACGAGGCGGtaatgatgtcatcattgagaagctactgtctcttggacttgacattgattcaagacgcagcgatggagcaacgccattgatgattgcagctGGTAAGGGTAGATTAGATGCATTCAGTGTCCtaatagaaagaaaatcaaatccTACTCTGAAGGACAAGAATGGGCAgacattgctacactatgctgcACGAGGCGGTAATGATGTCATCATTCagaagctactgtctcttggacttgacattgattcaagaagcagcgatggagcaacgccattgatgattgcagcACGTCGTGGAAGATTACATGCATTCAGTGTCCTAATAAAAAGAAACTCAGATCCTACtgtgaaaaacaacaacggatGGACATTGCTACACCATGCTGCACAAGGCGGTAATGAAGAcatcattgagaagctactgtctcttggacttTACATTGATTTAAGACGCAGCgatggagcaacgccattgatgattgcagctTGGGAAGGAAGATTAGATGCATTCAGTATCCtaatagaaagaaaatcagatcCTACTTTAAAAGACAACAATGGGTGgacattgctacactatgctgcACGAGGCGGTAATAatgtcatcattgagaagctactgtctcttggacttgacattACATTAATTCAAGGAACAGCGATGGTTTGA
- the LOC138032435 gene encoding putative ankyrin repeat protein RF_0381 produces MHSESEESLLHSAAESGDVNTLKTILSIERDIDSRNSNGATPLMIAAYHGRLDALNVLIEKGSDPTLKDNNGWTLLHYAAQGGNHVIIEKLLSLGLDIDSRRTDGATPLMIAAYHGRLDAFSVLIERKSDPTLKDNNGNTLLHYAARGGNDVIIEKLLSLGLDIDSRRSDGATPLMIAACKGRLDAFSVLIERKSDPTLKDNNGSTLLHYATNGGNNVIIEKLLSLGLDIDSRSSDGATPLMIAAYHGRLDALNFLIEKRSDPTVKDNNGWTLLHHAAQGGNEDIIEKLLSLGLDIDSRSSDGATPLMIAARRGRLHAFNVLKKETQILL; encoded by the coding sequence ATGCACAGCGAAAGTGAAGAATCACTACTGCACTCAGCCGCTGAGAGTGGAGACGTGAATACTCTTAAGACAATACTGTCTATTGAACgtgacattgattcaagaaacagcaatggagcaacgccattgatgattgcagctTATCATGGTAGATTAGATGCATTAAATGTCCTAATAGAAAAAGGGtcagatcctactttgaaagacaacaacgggtggacattgctacactatgctgcGCAAGGCGGTaatcatgtcatcattgagaagctactgtctcttggacttgacattgattcaagacGCACCgatggagcaacgccattgatgattgcagctTATCATGGTAGATTAGATGCATTCAGTGTCCtaatagaaagaaaatcagatcctactttgaaaGACAATAATGGGAACACATTACTACACTATGCTGCACGAGGCGGtaatgatgtcatcattgagaagctactgtctcttggacttgacattgattcaagacgcagcgatggagcaacgccattgatgattgcagctTGTAAGGGAAGATTAGATGCATTCAGTGTCCtaatagaaagaaaatcagatcCTACATTAAAAGACAACAATGGGTCgacattgctacactatgctACGAATGGCGGTAATAatgtcatcattgagaagctactgtctcttggacttgacattgattcaagaagcagcgatggagcaacgccattgatgattgcagctTATCATGGTAGATTAGATGCATTAAATTTCCTAATAGAAAAAAGGTCAGATCCTACTGTGAAAGACAACAACGGATGGACATTGCTACACCATGCTGCACAAGGCGGTAATGAAGAcatcattgagaagctactgtctcttggacttgacattgattcaagaagcagcgatggagcaacgccattgatgattgcagcACGTCGTGGAAGATTACATGCATTCAATGtcctaaaaaaagaaactcagatcctactttga
- the LOC138038201 gene encoding uncharacterized protein isoform X2, with protein MESTSKLRVVLLASEWGSKRSRLSTFNRELAIQLAKCPEVKVSVLVPRYDQEERKAAHNNKVSIIQAKEMTGFEETDWLSFPPDDLQIDFVVGHGVELGRHAQVIRHKRQCKWIQFVHTDPEELGMLKDDSDAIYKAERQRQVEVDLCVEADCVVAVGHKLAEAYRSSLRFCEKDQDVFVLTPGIFSEFFNVVQGKQDGNKCRVLAFGLGDSEDFSLKGFDIAAGALGKLDDAICIFVGAQDRHQDEVADRTRERLKQQFSEVDIAILPSRSEGFGLAALEALSAGLPVLVSDNSGFGKALQEVRFGSHYVVSSEDAVLWAKKINEIWARNRETRLEEAKDLRENYGKKYIWEEQCKGLVERMKKVLDGCQTSIIVVWFCIGCLYFFR; from the coding sequence ATGGAATCAACCTCAAAATTGAGGGTAGTGTTGCTGGCGTCAGAGTGGGGATCTAAGCGTAGCAGGTTGTCAACGTTCAATAGAGAGTTGGCCATACAATTAGCTAAATGTCCTGAAGTGAAGGTCTCCGTTTTGGTCCCACGATATGACCAGGAGGAAAGGAAAGCGGCTCATAACAACAAAGTGTCCATAATCCAGGCAAAAGAAATGACCGGTTTTGAAGAGACCGATTGGCTTTCCTTTCCACCAGATGACCTTCAAATTGACTTTGTTGTTGGACATGGAGTTGAACTGGGTCGTCACGCGCAAGTAATAAGACACAAGCGTCAGTGTAAGTGGATTCAGTTCGTGCACACCGATCCAGAGGAGCTGGGGATGTTGAAGGATGACTCCGATGCCATTTATAAGGCGGAAAGGCAGCGTCAAGTTGAAGTGGATCTCTGTGTGGAGGCTGATTGTGTTGTGGCAGTCGGGCATAAGCTTGCAGAGGCTTATCGCTCTTCCCTTCGCTTTTGTGAGAAGGACCAAGACGTGTTTGTCCTTACGCCAGGCATTTTCAGTGAGTTTTTCAACGTAGTACAGGGTAAGCAAGACGGAAACAAGTGTCGAGTTTTAGCTTTTGGCCTCGGCGATTCCGAAGATTTCTCTCTGAAGGGATTTGACATCGCCGCTGGAGCCTTAGGTAAGCTCGATGATGCAATTTGCATCTTTGTTGGCGCACAAGACAGGCATCAAGATGAAGTAGCAGATCGTACCAGGGAACGATTGAAACAACAGTTTTCTGAGGTGGATATTGCTATCTTGCCATCGAGATCCGAAGGTTTCGGCCTCGCCGCTCTGGAAGCCTTGTCAGCAGGGCTACCCGTTCTTGTAAGTGACAACTCGGGATTCGGAAAAGCCCTTCAAGAGGTTCGGTTTGGTTCCCATTATGTAGTTTCTTCTGAAGATGCTGTGTTGTGggctaaaaaaatcaatgagATTTGGGCCAGAAATAGAGAAACGCGACTGGAAGAAGCTAAAGATTTGCGCGAGAACTACGGCAAGAAATACATTTGGGAAGAACAATGCAAGGGTCTTGTCGAGAGGATGAAGAAAGTCCTTGATG